Proteins encoded within one genomic window of Bradyrhizobium sp. 186:
- a CDS encoding transposase yields the protein MDDRRSSALVDHVGELRDAFRVARTERAFTIHAIVVLPDHLHVIMTLPDADSDFSGRWRRIKSLFTHRLAASGAPISRNHRGEFALWQRRFWEHTIRDDADFERCADYIHFNPVKHGLVPSPSDWRYSSLHRYVRAGLLPSDWGGAGQMDGNFGERGD from the coding sequence CTGGATGATCGAAGATCGTCCGCGCTGGTCGATCATGTCGGAGAACTTCGCGACGCATTCCGCGTGGCTCGCACCGAAAGAGCTTTCACCATCCATGCAATCGTGGTCCTGCCGGATCATCTGCATGTCATTATGACGCTTCCCGACGCTGACTCGGACTTCTCGGGCCGATGGCGGCGGATCAAGAGTCTCTTCACGCACCGGCTGGCTGCATCAGGCGCACCGATTTCCCGCAATCATCGCGGCGAATTCGCTTTGTGGCAAAGACGATTTTGGGAGCACACCATTCGCGACGACGCGGATTTCGAACGATGCGCCGATTACATCCACTTCAATCCAGTCAAGCACGGCCTCGTCCCATCGCCGTCAGACTGGCGGTATTCGTCGCTCCATCGCTACGTCCGCGCCGGCTTGCTGCCTTCCGATTGGGGAGGAGCCGGTCAGATGGACGGCAATTTCGGCGAACGCGGCGACTGA